ATTCAAACTACTTGTagaggctttttttttttaatattaatctaCTCTTTAATTTGTACCATTTACACCATGCTtctaatttatatgtatataaacacaATACAAAGTTAAGAATGCCACTTCATACAACATCCTTGTTTGTAATGTCTAATTTCTTGCTCATCATGTTTGTGcatataatatattgatttcatAGCTCTCGCCAAAATCGATAATGATTTCCTTAGGTTGATACACATGATCAATAAATACAAACCTCATCCTTAATACTTGACCAAAGGCCTAGCCCTAACTAGCCTATGATGTGACATTGTCTAATCtcttgaatatatttttgagtatcCAAATGATGCATTTGAAAGTAATCACTTTTAACCTTATTGCCCATGCATGCCATTTGCATTGCTTATGGAGACATTTGATCTCTCATCTAGATTTTGTTGACTTGTAAACTCCGTATTGGTTTCCATTCTTTATAATATGTTGGTCGAATGCATCttgcaaaaatatttttatttgagaaaatatcattCACTTTAACTATCCATCTCTCTATACTCCTCAAGTAGTAGACGTTGATGTCTCATCGAGAAAATTTGATAACCAATGAAATGAACCACCTAACACATTCTTGATATCAAGCTTTGCATTACAATGTATCAGATTTGTATGATGGAAACTAATCATACCTCTTATACTATAATTAACATGTGTTTGCTCCTCGAACTTTGGTTCTTTGATAGGAATATCATATATTCATCCCCATGATCATAGACACTCTAATTCAAAACCTTTTTGTTGTTGCCACTTACCATTCCTCTGCAGTATCTAGTACATTGACATCATGCTTTAtcatcaacttttttttcttattgatcCTGACATTTTAAACCCCTAGTAAATCGTCATTATTATCTTCTACATAACTATGCGACTTGATCCTTTGTAAATCATTATGTTATACATCATAATGTTGCTCCAATCCTTGTACATCATGATGTGGCTGTTGAACATCATAATTGGTGGTTTTCGCCAATGCATGTACAAATTTACGAGAAAACGTCACAAAAACTAGAATATCACTAAGACAATTAACATCTTGATCATTTATATAGGTGTGTCATTGTTGAGAATTCTTGGTTTTATGTTTAACTAAATGTTGTTTTGCTTTTGATCGATATGGAGAAGTTAGCTCAACAATTGGATTAATCAGTCAAAGATTGTGTTCTCTCGGattttaaccattttttgtTGACCTCTaacatattgtattatattgtcATCACTTTATATCCATTCCCCTCCATATTAAACCTAAACATGACTCACAATTTTGATCAATCGCATTAGAGAAATACTCATAACTAAAGTTAACCAGAAAATTTCAAAGCATAATGtccaaatattattataaaaaatatcaatatactACTTTCGTGACTGGAATATCAATTTAATGGTTTTAGGGTTCTAGGGGTTTGAGGTTTCATGATTTTAagaatttagggttttaaattttaggattCACAATATCAATTTACACCTAACATGGTAAAATAAGTAatgatatgtatacataattttgatacacaatttagtGTATAggtgatgtgtcattatgtgattggttattattttatctttaattcaaaatcattcgatcacatgataatacatcatctatgtatttaaattgtataccaaaaatgtGTAGCATAGTTTTATTGTGGTAAAATATGAATTCACCCTCCACAaggtaaaatatcaattacacTTATTCTAAAGTTTTCTATATATCGTAACTAAtagtattataattaaaaatatgtaacaCTTCTCTTCAAATACATATCCTTACccaaaatatgtattaaaaaagatatgctaatttaaaaatttttctcaaaattcaatcaacaaataattaatgCATGACCAAAAAAGTGCATCAATTagaataacattaaataatccCAATCTAAAAGAGTGTgtctaaaaacaaaattcataatATCAAATGCGAAAATAAAACCAACATAAATACATCAAATAAAAAGATCCACAAATAAAATGACCATATCGCCCCTGCCTCATGCAATATCTCAAACTAACTAGCTTGCTTTCTCACTTCCCCGCTAATCTACAATCCTATCTATAAAACCACTAAAGGAACATGgtgagtgaaacacactcagtaagtaggtaaTCTCTTGACaccaaatataaaacataattaaatatccaTATCATATATCAATGTTCCATACCCAACCTCTTTGCAGTATTTCAAatgttttctcaaaattcaatcaacaaataattaaagcaTGACACTACAATAAAATTCTCACAATTCAAAAAAGtacatcaattaaaataacgttaaataATCCCAATCTAAATCAGTGTGTCTGAaaaccaaatttataatatcaagTGTGAAAACAAAACCAACATAAATACATAAAGTAAAAAGGTCCACAAATAAAATGACATATCGCCCCTACCTCATGCAATATCTCAAGTTGACCTACTAGCTTCCCTACCGTCCCATTGATCCATAATCCTGTCTGTAAAACCACAAAAGGAACATAGTGAGTAAAACACATTCAGTAAGTAAGTGACCTCTCGACACCAAAcataaaacatcattaaatatcCATAACATATGTTAGTGTTCCATAACCAATCTCTTTGCGATATTTCGAATGTTTTCCTAATATCTCGAATGTCTATCTGAATATTCTGACACCCAGTGCCCAATTTCTAATGACAATGTCAAACAATGTATGTTGACATTTTGAATACTTGGTGAAAACATGAAACATCTCAAACGTGTTCGTACCGGtctagagggagagagagagagagtagaaAAAAATGAGCGacagaaatgaaaatgaagaaggttgttggaaaatgtagaaaaaaaaaatttaaccctTGGAGAGAAAAGGTAAGCTTTTAGAACTTTAGgtaggaaaaattattaattttttaaactaaggtaGAAAATGAGATAACatgctatttttaaaatattattggttaaatgactataatagatgaatatttagattttcaaaacttagaggGTAATAGTTTAATAGTAGACTAAACATTGGGTGGCagtaagtcctttggcctttcttgTTGATTGGCGTCGTTTTGTCATCCTTTTTTTCCGTCAAGATGTCTCGATCTGACCAGTTGCATGGAATTCATATATGGCCAGCGATATTCCAGAAGTAATTAACTTGCTTAAACACATATCCTGCGGTTGGCGATCCACCATGTTTTACATGGTATTGAAGATTAActtattctaattaatttggTGGGGGTAGGTGAATGTGATGTTTTTGGGTGAAAGGAGTCAAAGCACCTTCCAATTTCAAACCTTCTCGCTGACATTGCCAATTACCATGTGAGTCCTTTACAAGCAATATTATGAAATTTCCTTTAATTTCAAACCTATTTTGGCCCCAAAATCTGGTTAATACAAAGGTATCACACTCGTAAATTGTTTTCATCACTCTTATATGTCTTTtggctaaaataaaataacatttatggCTTCctaaattcatgaaaaaatctTCCATATATTTCATAAATTCTGTAGGTAATGAAGATGAGTCATTGACAAAAAATATATCTTCAATCAAAGcatattctttatatattaatttaaaaggtTAAGGGAATATAtagaaatgataataataattatccactccaaaaataaataaataaacaaagaaagaaagaaagaaagaaagagagaacgAAAGAAAGTTTCAACTAAAACGATGAAAAGAATTTCAGTTAAAACACAGTGAGCCATATGGTCAAATTGTTCTTAGATATTTGACTAGGGTAGTTGTAAATTCAAAAGAGAGGAATTAAAACTGTAAAAtccttcaataaaataaaataatccaaaTACTATCACAAAAATGATCTTTTAGAATCGAAGAAACACTTTCTTGAACTTTGAGAGCAAACCTCTATCAGAAATTAACCTCtgtgaagaagaaataaaagcaAAACAACAGCCTGCTTTCTTAATAGGAAAGTTTTCTGAGCACAAAAGTTTACCTTAAACGCAAATGTTAATATCTAAACAACGaaagattttgataaaaagAATTGCATATTATGATACCATGTTCCATTTATTACCTAAAAACAACAGCATGCTTTCTTAATGTTGTACGGCCTAATTACTGAGTTATTTAGACGAAATCATTCATCAAGCTCATTTCATACATCATtcatttgggaaaaaaaaaaaaacccataaattttatgtaatggCTAATGCCTTCTTGCTGCATTCGTAACTTACAGAACTATAATACAACATCATGCAAAGACATTATTTAATGTTAAGTGGCAGATCAAGTATGTTAATTTCAGTCTTCCACtcaatcttttaataattagaCAATGGGTATATCACAACGACAAGTCATTTGTAGATTTTCAAGTTAGTTCATCTGAATCATAGGACcccttatatatattattggaaCCCAACTTCATCCTctcataatcaaaataaaaatcagcAATCTCTTATTAACATGGTTAAGCTTCTTCTGGTTTATCTTCTTGTCACTCTGAGCATCGCATTAACAACCAATGCGACGACGTATATTGTGGGAGGTACCTCCGGCTGGGATATCAGCTCTGATCTTGAATCATGGGCACAGAACAAAGTATTTAATGTTGGCGATACCCTTGGTAAGTCTATCTCCTTCtgttataacaaataaaaagatttcAATGCCAATGaaaagggttaaaaaattttctgtttCTGTCGTTTTTGTAGTGTTCCAATATTCATCATCTGACAGCGTGTGTGAAGTAAAACGAAAAAGCTTTAAAGCATGCAATACAAGCAATTCTTTGAATACATTTTCAAATGGAAACAGGACGGTTCAATTGACACAGCCGGGTAAGAGATATTTTATCAGTGGGAACAAGTTATATTGCTTGGGTGGAATGAAGCTTCAAGTGATTGTGGAGGGTGATGCGTCTTCACCGATTAGTTCGCCTGAAGCACAGCCAGAGGGTAATCTTCCACGAACTTCTTTAAAGGCCAAAAATGCTCCAAGTGATTTTTCTAATTCATCCGAGTTTTCTTATGGTAGGAGGGGCTCCCTTTTAGTAGCTTTTCTGGGTTTTATGGCTACTATTTTGTGGGTGGTGTAAGTGCTTTGTAATACCTGCAGGGTTGTTCcgtatttttcaataataaattaaagggaTAAAATAATGagtaagaattttataaaatcattcTTATTTATCCTGTATTTGAACTTGGCAAGAGGTTTAAATATTGTgtgaataataatgaaaatctAT
The genomic region above belongs to Mangifera indica cultivar Alphonso chromosome 15, CATAS_Mindica_2.1, whole genome shotgun sequence and contains:
- the LOC123198351 gene encoding blue copper protein-like is translated as MVKLLLVYLLVTLSIALTTNATTYIVGGTSGWDISSDLESWAQNKVFNVGDTLVFQYSSSDSVCEVKRKSFKACNTSNSLNTFSNGNRTVQLTQPGKRYFISGNKLYCLGGMKLQVIVEGDASSPISSPEAQPEGNLPRTSLKAKNAPSDFSNSSEFSYGRRGSLLVAFLGFMATILWVV